The window GTCGCGCGGTGCCGGACATCGTCGTGCTGGACGTCGCGATGCCGGGCATGTCGGGACTGGACGTCTGCCGCGAGCTGCGGGCCGACGCGATCACCACCGCGATCCCGGTCATCCTGCTGACCGCCCGCGGGCAGGAATCCGACGTCGAGGCCGGCTTCAACGTCGGCGCCGACGACTACATCGTCAAACCGTTCAGCCCCCGAGAACTCCAAAGCCGCGTAACCGCCCTACTAAGCCGGGCGCGAACCTGACCGTGGTCCCCGCAGGGGGCCGCCCACTACTCGGCGCCGAACATTTGGGTCCAGTAGGGGGTTCCGGCGGGGTTGGTCGCTACGCCGACGCCGATCGCCTTCGACCCGCAGTTGAGGATGTTCACGCGGTGGCCCTCGCTGTTCATCCACGCGTCCATCACCGCGTCGGCGTCCCGCTGGCCCAGCGCGATGTTCTCGCCGGTCGGCACCTCGTAGCCGGCTTCCTTGGCCCGGTCCCACGGCGAGACGCCGTCCGGCGTCATGTGCGAGAAGTAGTCGCGGGCAACCATGTCCTCGCTGTGCTCCAGCGCGGCCGCCGCCAGGCGGGCGTCGGCGTGCACCGGCTCGCACCCGGCCTGGGCGCGGGCGACGTTGACCAGCTCGATCACCCGGTCGCTCTCGCTCGCTGGGCCGGCCAGCGCGGTGGAGGGCTCGTCCGGGCTCGCCTCGGACGCGGGCGCCGACGATCCGGCGCTGCTCGGCGACGCCGCAGCAGTCGCCGACGGCGTGGGGGAGCCGGACGTCTTCGGAGCCGCCGCCTCCGGGCGGCGTGCCCGGCTCGCGGTGTCGTCCTCGGAGGTCGACGGGTCAGTGCTGGCCGCGTCGACGGGCTCGCTCGCCGGTGCGTCCACCGAGACCGGGGCGCCACTGGCGGTTTCCAACGTGTCAGCACCGGCGCGCCCGAGGTACCACGGGATCCACGCGCCGACGACGATCGCGGCCAGCACGACGAGCGCCAGGACGCTGCGGGTGCTGAAGCCGGCGCGGTCGCGCGCTGCGCCGCGTCCCCCGGCGGAACGCCAGGGGGTGGGGCCGACCTTGTCGGCCCGCCGGTGGCGGGGTCGGTAACTGCTCCGTTGGTGCTCCATCGGCGGCGAGCCTAGGAACGGCTGCTGGCGACGCACCAGGCCCACGTCGCAACCACAAGGTCGGTTTAATGCGCGGTTAGAGTTGGCCTCCGTGAGCACTCCCGCAGACCCGGGTCGAACCACCGATGGTGGTGTACCGGGTCAAGCGCCTCGTCACCCCGGAGACGAGCCGGACGGGCAGCCGGTTCGACTGACCGCGTGGGTTCGTGGCCGGGTGCAGGGAGTCGGCTTCCGATGGTGGACGCGGAGCCGCGCGCTGGAGCTCGGACTCGTCGGTTGGGCCCGAAACGCGGCCGACGGACGGGTCGAAGTTGTCGCCGAGGGGCCCCGAACCGACTGCGAGGCGCTCCTGGAACTCCTTCGCGGCGGCGCAACGCCGGGTCGCGTGGATCTTGTTGTCGAGCGATTCACTCCACCTAAGGGTGGACTGTCGGGTTTTTTCGAGCGCTGACACGGGTATGGCCGAATGTGGCGGAGGCCATCCCCACGCCTGGCGTGACCTAGGACGCGCGACCCCGTAAGCTGTTTGCGGACCATTTCAGTGGACTGCGTGATCAGGGGTTGACCGCCGCCCTACACGTACCGGCCCGGGATCGCCCACAGGGTCGGTGCCTCTGCGCGTCCACGGGTCACCATAAACACGGCGTTCGAACGCCCATACGAGGAGACACCATGGCGAAGGCCCTCTTCGGCCATATCGGCAATGTTGCCGACGGCCGACTGCGCGACGAGGTAGTGCGGCTGCGCGGGACGGTACGGACGTTGGAGTTCGAGGTGGCTCGACTCCGCGCCGAGAACGACCGGCTCGCTGCCGAGCTTTCCGACCGCGATTCGGAGCTGAGCCGGGTGGCTGAGCTGGAGCACCAGCCCGTCTGACCCCGACCGATCCGGGTGGCGTACGGCGACCGACCGCCCGGAGAAACGGTCAGCGAGGGCTGCGCTGGTCTTCAGCCCGACCGATCCGGCACAGGTAGTTGGGCACCGCGTAGGGCCGCCGCACCGGCCCGCCCCGACACGAACCCGTCTGCGCAGATTGCCGCTGGTGGGGAAGGTATGGTCAGCAAAAGCCTTCCCCCACCCGCGCCTCAACGCTGAGCACCGGCCGCGCGGAGAACCCCACCCAGCCGGAGAGTCGTGCACCTCAAAAGCCTCACGCTGAGGGGCTTCAAGTCCTTCGCCTCCTCGACGTCCCTGCGTTTCGAGCCGGGTATCACGTGTGTCGTGGGGCCGAACGGCTCGGGCAAGTCGAACGTCGTCGACGCGATCGCCTGGGTACTCGGTGAGCAGGGCGCGAAGGCCCTGCGTGGCGGCAAGATGGAAGACGTCATCTTCGCCGGCACCTCCGGTCGCGCGCCGCTCGGGCGCGCCGAGGTCACGCTGACGATCGACAACCACGATGGTGCGTTGCCGATCGAGTACGCCGAGGTGTCGATCACCCGGCGCCTGTTCCGTACCGGGGATTCCGAGTACGAGATCAACGGTGACTCCTGCCGTCTGCTCGACATTCAGGAGCTTCTCTCCGATTCCGGCATCGGCCGCGAGATGCACGTCATCGTCGGCCAGGGCCAGCTCGACAGCGTCCTGCAGTCGCGCCCGGAAGACCGTCGTGGGTTCATCGAGGAGGCCGCAGGCGTCCTCAAGCACCGCAAACGCAAGGAAAAGGCGCTGCGGAAGCTGGACGCGATGCAGGCGAACCTCACTCGCCTGACCGACCTCACCGCCGAACTGCGCCGCCAGCTCAAGCCACTCGGCCGGCAGGCCGAGGTGGCCCGCCGGGCCGCCGGTGTCCAGTCCGCACTGCGGGACGCGCGGCTCCGGCTGCTCGCCGACGACCTGGTGACGCTGCGGACCTCGCTGGAGCAGGACGTCGCCGACGAGGCCGCGGTGCGGGCACGGCGCGGGCAGGTCGACGCGGACCTGGAGGCCGACCGCGCTCGCGAGTCCGAGCTGGACGCCGCGATGGCAGCCGACGCCCCGGTGCTCGCCCGCGCGCAGGACACCTGGTACCGGCTGTCGGCGTTGCAGGAGCGTTTCCGCGGGCTGGCGCAGCTCGCCGACGAGCGTCTCCGGTACCTGTCGGCAGAGCCGGAGGACAGCCGCCCCACCCGGGACCCGGAGGCGCTCGAGCGCGAGGCCGCCGTCGTCCGCGGCCAGCACGAGGCGCTCACCGAGGCGCTCGAAGCCGACCAGGACCGCCTGGCCGAGGCGACCGAGGCGAGGGCCGAGTACGAGCGGCGCGCCTACGACGCCGAACGGGCCCACGTCGCCGCGATGAAGGCGGTCGCCGATCGCCGGGAGGGCCTGGCGCGGCTGACCGGTCAGGTCAACGCGCTGCGGACGCGCGCGACCGCCGCCGAGGACGAGATCGCCCGGCTGTCGGCCTCGCTGAGCGAGGCGCACACCCGCGCCGACGAGGCACAGACCGAGTTGGACATGGCGCAGGAAGCCGCCGACGGCCTGGACGAGGGCGACATCGACCTGTTCGCCCGCCACGCCGCCGCCCGCGAGGAGCTCGAGGTCGCCGAGGCCCGGGTCCGCGAGCTCGTCCAGAGCGAGCGAGTTGCCGAGCGCGAGGCCTCGGAGTGGAAGGCCCGGCAGGAAGCGCTGGCACTCGGACTGTCCCGAAAGGATGGTGCGGGCGCTCTGCTGACCGCCGGTGACCAGGTTCCCGGCCTGCTCGGCGGCGTGTCCGGGCTGCTGAGCGTCGAAGCCGGGTACGAGGCCGCGCTCGCGGCGGCGCTCGGCGGGCTCGCCGACGCGGTCGCAGTGGCGTCCGTGGACAGTGCGGTCGACGCGATCGAGTGGTTGCGGTCGGCCGATGCCGGCCGGGCCACGCTGCTGGTGGCGGAGAACGCCCCCGGGGCCGACGGCCCCTGGCCCGTCCTGCCCGACGGCGCCCGGTGGGCGGTCGACCTGGTCAAGGTCGACGACGACCTGCGTCCCGCGGTCCGGCGCGCGCTGCACCAGGTCGCGTTCGTGCCTTCGGTGGACGCCGCCCGCACGCTGGTGTCCCGCGAACCGAGCATCCGTGCGATCACGCCGGAGGGCGACGTCGTCGGTGCGGTCGAGGCGGCTGGCGGCGCCGCCAAGGCGCAGAGCACGCTGGAGATCCAGGCCGCAGTCGACGACGCCCGCGACCACCGGGCCGAGGCCGAGCGGCGCGGCGAACGGTTGCGCGCCCAGCTGGACGCCGCCCGCGCGGAAGTGGACACCCGCAAGGAGACCGTGCGGGTGGTCGCCGCGGCGCAGAAGGAAGCCGAGGGAGCCCGCCACCAGGCGGCGAGGCGGATCGCCGAGCTGTCGGCCGCCGCCCGCTCGGTGCGCGGCGAGGCCGAGCGGCTGGCGCAGGGCAGGCAGCGCGCCGAGGAAGCGCGGGACAAGGACCTCGAGGGCCTGGCCGCCCTGGAGGAACGGCTGGTGGCGGCCGAAGAGACCCCGTTGGACGACGAGCCGTCGACCGACGAGCGGGACGAGTTCCAGGCGCTGGCGAGCCAGGCGCGGCAGAACGAGATGGAGGTGCGGCTGGCCGTCCGCACCGCCGAGGAACGGGTCCGGTCGCTGGCCGGCCGGGCGGAGTCGCTGGAACGGGCCGCGGCGTCGGAACGGGCTGCCAGGGCTCGCGCCGAGGCCGCCCGCGCCGCGCGGGCGCGGGGTGCTGCGGTGGCGCGGGCCGTCTCGTCCGGTGCCCGGACGGCGCTGGATCGCATTGAGATCTCCCTCGCCGCGGCGGCCGAGGAGCGCGACGCGGTGGCCGAGGCGCGGGTCGCCCGCGAGGCCGAGCTGACCGGTGTCCGGGCCCGGGTGCGCGAATTGGCCGCCGAGCTCGACCGGCTCACCGACGCGATGCACCGCGACGAGGTGGCCAGGGCCGAGCAGCGGATGCGGATCGAGCAGCTGGAAGCCAAGGCCGCCGACGACTTCGCGATCGACGTCGAGACGCTGGCGAACGAGTACGGGCCGCAGATGCCGGTGCCGCCGACCCAGGCCGAGATCGCCGAGGCGGAGAAGAACGGCGAACCACCGCCGCCCGCGCTGCCGTACCACCGGGCGACGCAGGAGAAGCGGGCCGCGAAGGCCGAACGTGACCTGCAGCTGCTCGGCAAGGTCAACCCGCTGGCGCTGGAGGAGTTCGCGGCGCTGGAGGAGCGGTTCAAGTTCCTCAGCACGCAGCTCGAAGACCTCAAGGACACCCGTCGGGATCTGTTGACCGTGGTGAAAGAGGTCGACGACCGGATCCACGACGTGTTCAAGAGCGCGTTCGAGGACACCGCGCGAGAGTTCGAGGTGGTGTTCCGGACGCTGTTCCCCGGCGGCGAGGGGCGCATCTTCCTCACCGACCCGGACGATCTGCTGACCACCGGCGTCGAGGTGGAGGCGCGGCCGCCGGGCAAGAAGGTCAAGCGGCTGTCGCTGCTGTCCGGCGGCGAGCGGTCGCTGACCGCGGTCGCGCTGCTGGTCGCGATCTTCCGGGCGCGCCCGTCGCCGTTCTACGTGATGGACGAGGTCGAGGCGGCGCTCGACGACACGAACCTGGGGCGGTTGATCACGCTGCTGGAGCAGTTGCAGGAGTCCAGTCAGCTGATCATCATCACCCACCAGAAGCGGACGATGGAGATCGCCGATGCGCTGTACGGCGTCAGCATGCGCGGTGACGGGATCACGCAGGTGATCAGCCAGCGCCTGAAGGACGCGGCGAGCGCTTAGCGGTCGTCGCGCGGACGCGCGGTGGCCCGGTAGTAGTAGCCGTTCTCGTAGCAGAAGTAGTCGGTGCCGGCCGAGCCGGACTCCTCGTAGGTTTCGGTCCCGTAGCTCATCGTCCCGCTCCTTCCGCTCGTTGTGTTGGTAGGACCAGGATGGCCCCGCCGGCGTGCGCGGACGTTCGCCCGGCGCACGCCCCGAACGTTCGGTTGCCGACGTTCAGTTGAGCTCGGCGCGCGCCGGGAACGGTGCGACCGGGTCGGCAGTCGCCCGGTCGCGCCAGGACAGGGGTGTCTGGTTCACCGTCGACAGCCGCGGTGCGCTGCCCGGCGTCCGGAGCGCACGCTCCAGGCTGAACCGGGCCACCCG is drawn from Cryptosporangium aurantiacum and contains these coding sequences:
- a CDS encoding acylphosphatase; its protein translation is MTAWVRGRVQGVGFRWWTRSRALELGLVGWARNAADGRVEVVAEGPRTDCEALLELLRGGATPGRVDLVVERFTPPKGGLSGFFER
- a CDS encoding response regulator transcription factor yields the protein MSTILVADDDRDILDLVAFKLSAAGHELITATDGASALTEARRAVPDIVVLDVAMPGMSGLDVCRELRADAITTAIPVILLTARGQESDVEAGFNVGADDYIVKPFSPRELQSRVTALLSRART
- the smc gene encoding chromosome segregation protein SMC, producing MHLKSLTLRGFKSFASSTSLRFEPGITCVVGPNGSGKSNVVDAIAWVLGEQGAKALRGGKMEDVIFAGTSGRAPLGRAEVTLTIDNHDGALPIEYAEVSITRRLFRTGDSEYEINGDSCRLLDIQELLSDSGIGREMHVIVGQGQLDSVLQSRPEDRRGFIEEAAGVLKHRKRKEKALRKLDAMQANLTRLTDLTAELRRQLKPLGRQAEVARRAAGVQSALRDARLRLLADDLVTLRTSLEQDVADEAAVRARRGQVDADLEADRARESELDAAMAADAPVLARAQDTWYRLSALQERFRGLAQLADERLRYLSAEPEDSRPTRDPEALEREAAVVRGQHEALTEALEADQDRLAEATEARAEYERRAYDAERAHVAAMKAVADRREGLARLTGQVNALRTRATAAEDEIARLSASLSEAHTRADEAQTELDMAQEAADGLDEGDIDLFARHAAAREELEVAEARVRELVQSERVAEREASEWKARQEALALGLSRKDGAGALLTAGDQVPGLLGGVSGLLSVEAGYEAALAAALGGLADAVAVASVDSAVDAIEWLRSADAGRATLLVAENAPGADGPWPVLPDGARWAVDLVKVDDDLRPAVRRALHQVAFVPSVDAARTLVSREPSIRAITPEGDVVGAVEAAGGAAKAQSTLEIQAAVDDARDHRAEAERRGERLRAQLDAARAEVDTRKETVRVVAAAQKEAEGARHQAARRIAELSAAARSVRGEAERLAQGRQRAEEARDKDLEGLAALEERLVAAEETPLDDEPSTDERDEFQALASQARQNEMEVRLAVRTAEERVRSLAGRAESLERAAASERAARARAEAARAARARGAAVARAVSSGARTALDRIEISLAAAAEERDAVAEARVAREAELTGVRARVRELAAELDRLTDAMHRDEVARAEQRMRIEQLEAKAADDFAIDVETLANEYGPQMPVPPTQAEIAEAEKNGEPPPPALPYHRATQEKRAAKAERDLQLLGKVNPLALEEFAALEERFKFLSTQLEDLKDTRRDLLTVVKEVDDRIHDVFKSAFEDTAREFEVVFRTLFPGGEGRIFLTDPDDLLTTGVEVEARPPGKKVKRLSLLSGGERSLTAVALLVAIFRARPSPFYVMDEVEAALDDTNLGRLITLLEQLQESSQLIIITHQKRTMEIADALYGVSMRGDGITQVISQRLKDAASA
- a CDS encoding CAP domain-containing protein, which produces MEHQRSSYRPRHRRADKVGPTPWRSAGGRGAARDRAGFSTRSVLALVVLAAIVVGAWIPWYLGRAGADTLETASGAPVSVDAPASEPVDAASTDPSTSEDDTASRARRPEAAAPKTSGSPTPSATAAASPSSAGSSAPASEASPDEPSTALAGPASESDRVIELVNVARAQAGCEPVHADARLAAAALEHSEDMVARDYFSHMTPDGVSPWDRAKEAGYEVPTGENIALGQRDADAVMDAWMNSEGHRVNILNCGSKAIGVGVATNPAGTPYWTQMFGAE